The DNA region cttgttaacacaagtggtgcgaatgaaataaaattcaacgagccgtatatatagagttttaaaaaaaaaatttaaaaaacgggacgtccgaccggacgtccgactggacgccacaatggcggacgtccgcccgcccgtcgccgggacgtccgaggacacccgacgtcctcacgggacgtccgtatccgaccctaaacgccacaatggcggacgtcccggtcgcccgtcgcgacgtccgaccggacgtccgccattggagatgctcttaaaacCTAAATGTGCTGTCACCAAAAATGAAAAGAGCGTTTAGTGGAAAGCTTATAAAAAGTATGGGACATAAAAAATATGTCAGGCCAACATAAATAGTGAAATACACAAGGTTTACAACTCGTGACACGTAACCcgaaaataatgaaatatagtGGAGTAATTGATTATCGTTTTTCATTCAATTAGGCTGTAGTCTGTAAGGGTCAAAAAAATATCCTCAGTTGAATTggattttattaaattaaaattaaaaatttggtaTGGAATGGATCACAATTTTTTAAAGATGTTTAAATTGGATAGGATACGATATGATATTAAAATCTAAATTTcaacatatatattttataaaagtatataataattataaatctAACAAACATAAAGTATTTATGTAGAACAATTCTAATGATATTTGGTATATTAGATTTTCGGAATTTGGTattggatttttaatttttcagatTCTTTGTGACTTTTCGGATATTTTTATgtattccctctgtcccaatGAATATGACGCATTCCTTGGGCGGTACGggaatttatgcaactttattttgggTGTGAAgtagatagagtaaagtaagagatactaaaatagagaaaaatgaGTTTCTATATTTAGTAACGAGTCATCTTGGCTGGgaaaaaccaaaaaggaaagtgagtcatcttcaatggaaCGGGGGAAGTATGCTATTTGAATTTTTCGGATCAAATTGGACAAAATTTTGTTTTGAAAGCCGATTGCCCACTCCTAGTTAAATGGCATGCATTTCGCTATAAAAAAAACGCAAATTGccacaaaaatcataaattttgatcaaattctgaTTTGGTCCGCAACTTTAAAATTTAGCtagaaaaatcatgaacttgAGATTTATTCCCAATTATCTCAAATTGTTTTTTTCTGCTGAAAAATCAGACATATATATTACGATGAATGACGACATCGATTGGTGAAAAAATGTACCTATGCATAGATTTTTTCATCATAAGATAATTAAGAAAAATCTAAACTTTAtgatttttcatttaaaaaattgtgaatttcaataatttttttacagTTTACcctaaatttcaaaaaatagagATTTTGATCAAACTGACAAAAAAACCCCTTCATAATTAACTTATTACTCGGGTTGGATTGCTGGATTTCAACCTCTAGCGATTATAAAAGTTTTCATATAGtatctttttaataaaaaataaagaattatagtCCGACGTCTTCCAATCCAAATCCCAATCTGAAAGGAGCCCTAACCCTCGGATGAATTTCAAATCAGAATTCAATATTTATCGAATTCCGATCATTTGATTCCCGATTCAGAAGCGCTGCATCTCCGCTTCTCGCCATGAACCCCACGCTGTCGCCGCCGTTTATGGCGGACGCCGCCCTCTCACCCTCCGGTGACGGAGATGGTAGCATCGAGGACGCGTGGTACGGCAACATCCAATACCTCATCAACATCTCCGCCATCGGAGCCCTCACCTGCCTCCTCATCTTCGTCTTCGTCAAGCTGCGGAGCGACCACCGCCGCGTTCCCGGCCCCACCGCCATCGCCTCCAAGCTCCTCGCCGTCTGGCACGCCACCAGCCGCGAGATTTCGCACCATTGCGGCGCCGATGCCGCCCAATTTCTCCTCATCGAGGGTGGAGCCTCCGCTATTCTTCTCTTCCTCGCTGCCCTGGCCCTCCTCGTCATGCTTCCCGTTAATATATACACCGGCGATGCTCCAATTTCTGATGAATTCTCCAAGACTACCATCAATCATATTGCTAAAGGTTCGCCTTTGCTTTGGGTGCACTTCGTTTTTGCTATTTTGGTTGTTTTGTTGGTGTATTATGGCACAAACCAGATTGAGAGGAGGTTGAGAATAACTAGGTTTCGGGATGGGCACGGGAATCCGGGTGAGCCGACTGCGAATTCGACTGCCATATTCACCATTATGGTCCATGGTGTTCCCAAGACTTTGGGATTTGACAAGACTCCCCTGGTTGAGTATTTTCAGCAGAGGTATCCGGGGAAGATTTATAGAGTGGTTGTGCCGATGGATTTGTGTGCATTGGATGATTTGGCTACCGAGTTGGTGAAGGTGAGGGAGGATATCACAAAGTTGGTGACAAAAATTGAATCGAGGGGGTTGGCTGATGAGGATGATGATGGAGAGGACGCACGAGTGGGATTCTGGGCTAGGTTGAGGTTTCTTTGGAGGGGAATGAAGGATTTTTGGTACAGGGCTGCTCATGAATTGGGTTTTTCAGAGGAGGAGAGGCTGAGGAAGTTGCAAGAGTTGAGAGCTGATCTTGAGATGGAGATGGCAGCTTATAAAGAGGGACGTGCAAGGGGTGCTGCAGTTGCTTTTGTGGTGTTTAAGGACGTTTACACTGCAAATAAAGCTGTTCAGGATTTCCAAAATGAGAAGAGAAGGCGGGTTGGGAGATTCTTCTCTTTGACGGAGTTGCAACTACAGAGGAACCAATGGAAAGTAGAGAGAGCTCCGCTGGCCAGTGATATATATTGGAATCATTTGGGATCGTCAAGGCTCTCGTTGAAATTAAGAAAAGTTCTTGTCAATACTTGCCTTCTGTTGATGCTCTTGTTCTTTAGCTCTCCGCTTGCAGTGATCAGTGCCATCAAGAGTGCAGCCAGGATTATCAATGCCGAAGCAATAGATAATGCTCAGATGTGGTTGACTTGGTTGCAAAGCTCCAGCTGGATAGCTACCATAATATTCCAGTTTCTGCCTAATGTGATTGTTTTCATAAGCATGTACATAGTTATTCCATCAGCACTTTCGTATCTCTCTAAGTTTGAGAGGCATCTTGCGGCATCCAGAGAGCAACGAGCTGCTTTGTTGAAGATGGTTTGCTTTTTTCTGGTCAATCTCATTCTCTTGAGGGCTCTGGTTGAGTCATCACTTGAAGGTGCTATTCTAAATATGAGCAGGTGTTACTTGGATGGGGAAGATTGCAAGCGAATTGAACAATATCTAAGTGCTTCATTCTTGTCAAGATCGTGCCTCTCCACTCTCGCTTTTCTCATCACAAGCACTTTCTTGGGAATATCTTATGACCTACTGGCTCCAATACCTTGGATCAAGAACAAGCTACGAAGGTTCCGGAAGAATGACATGCTGCAGCTGGTGCCTGAAAATAGTGATGATTATCCCCTGCAGCATCAAGACATTGATAGCCTGCAGAGACCTCTCATATCAGAAAGGATTTCTGAGGTCATGGTTGGCAATAACGTGTTCTCGAATGGGTCCCCACCGACCACACCTAATGCAATCGGGCATGACATGTCCGAGTATCCTCCAGTCAGCAGCCGAACATCTCCAGTGCCTAAACAGACTTTTGATTTTGCACAATACTATGCATTCAACCTCACCATATTCGCCCTGACCCTGATATACTCTTCATTCTCACCTCTAGTGGTTCCAGTTGGGGCGATCTACTTTGGGTATAGGTACGTTGTAGATAAATACAACTTCTTGTTTGTGTATAGAGTCCGAGGCTTTCCTGCTGGCAACGATGGGAAATTGATGGATACAGTGCTGTGCATCATGAGGTTTTGCGTGGATCTGTTTCTGCTTTCGATGATGTTGTTCTTTACCATTCATGGCGACTCCACGAAGCTGCAAGCGATATTTACACTTGGGTTGTTTGTGATGTATAAGCTCTTGCCGTCGAATCAGGATGGATTCCAACCTGGTTCGTTGCAAGCCTTACAAAATGTGGAAAGTGCAACTAGTGGATCCCTTGATTATGAGGCTTTTTCACGCCCTACATTTGAATGGGATACTTACAGTCCATGACCTTGTATTTTACTCCTTCAAAATTCATTCTTTTTGTCGCCCATCTTGTGTTCCTGCATTCCTCTCTCTCTCGATATGTATAGGTGTAGGTGTGGATATCAATAAGCAGAGTCTTTAAACCATTCCCTACCAACTCCCAGCAAAGGAAATTCTATGTATTACTAGTAGCATAGACCATTCACTCTTCCTCATAGCCCCAATCAGATAACACATAAATGTGATCAAATTGAACCACTAtagattttgtttttattgttCGTTGTATGTTTATCGCAGAAGCTATGACGtagtgtgtcaatttatattcgAGGTGGTGGAATAATTCCGAATCGCATATGATCGTCTTTTTCAACAGACTCATTATATAGAGTAAAAATGTTTCCTATCATAAACTCATCGCTTTAGTCTGTGAAAAGATTGAAATAAACATATATGGGTCAGTCCAAATTCACTTTTATAAGAACACAACTTGGATAAGTATGCATGCTGCCCTTGATGTTTAATGAAAGTTTAAGTAAGTCTAATTGAATTTATCTTAAGTTTTGTACGATTACTCAACAACAAAGCCATTTATACAATAAAGAAGGCGTGTTCAAACTTCAACTGAAAGATGCTAATAAAGATGACATGATCTATTTAAACATGCCGTTCATCTTGGTGTGTTTCCTATTGTtggaagacaaaaaaaaaaacaagaatggTAACTTTTTTCTTGAAGTATACCTGAAAAAAGCCCTACATTTGTGACTGTGTTATCATCCTCTCCACCAACACTAAGTTCAACCAATAGTGTCAAAAATATAATAAGAATCAAACAAAAtacttagtactccctccatcccaccaTAAGCAAGGAGCTTcatttttgcactcgttttggaaaaaatgatactataaaatagttaaaatggagaaaatGTAAAGTAATAAAGAGAATAATGTACATAAGAGTCTTAAAATCCGCCTATCGCCATTAGTGTTTTAAGTCTACCTGCATGGAAGCATGTATGTCTAGTATAGAGAACAAAAACAGACCATAAGGGCACTCACAATAGCGCCCATAAATCCGCCCTAAGCGATCGGTGGGTGTATAGGCGCTATTGCACGTGTTTGGACGATAAACCAGCCTAGCGGTCCGCCCTATAGATATGGCGTGCCGATCGGCTAGGGCGGATTgatcggcgctattgcagcgccatCGGTCGAAAATTCCCCCGATTTtcatttagttttattttttatagagtatttatttttacactattttcactctataaataccccatttTTCATCTCATTTGTCACTCATTCACTCCAATCTCTTCCCTCATCTCATTTATCTCTCtcaaaaaaaagcaaaaaatgaATCTCAGTGATTTCCCAACAAATACCTACAGAACTCCGATGCCCCTCACCCTTAGTTTATGTTATTTtgctagtattattttatttgataacacaaactaaaaaaatgaaaatagtggTGAAAATGGATTTTAAGGGCAAATTTTAGGGCGTTATTGCAGGTACTAATATGGCTGGAATGGAAGATAAAGTGCTGACATGGCAAGGGGAAAATGGGGATGGGCGGATCTATAGGGCAGGTTTAAGGACACCATGAATGGCCTTaggaaaagaaggagaaaagagaaaaaggaaTAATGTGGGGATTAAGAGTTAAGGTCTAAAGTCTTCTTCACGTAGTAGTCATCGTTCTCTAATCTCTACCTAAAATTTATGTGTAGGTTATGTAAGTATGACACCTGTTTTGAGTTGAGTTGAGGTTTGACCATATGTGAAAGAAATTGGAAAACTTGTTGTTATTGTTCACCACTGTGCGATGCAACAACTTGTTCAAGACTTTTTCCTAATACTTCAATGTCACGACTCTTCAATTTGATATCATTTGGGTTCACGTTTTGAATTCCAAgttataaaattaaacacttATATTATTCCCAAAATAAATTCTAGAATTTGACTCTCCTCTGAAGAGTTACACTAATTTTCGTAATCACCAAGTAAATTCATTTCAACCTTGTTTTGATTCAGAAGGCCCGCTAGAGTTCGTCAATTTCTCTTTTGGCATTTGACTCCATTTCAGTTCCAAACCATCCGATGTACTACGAAATTCTTAATTTATGTTATTTATGGACCTACATTAGAATTCTTAAGTTAGAATTACAAAATTTGTAGGTTGAAACGAGCTGAAAGGATATGAACATTTCACATATAAACCCTGAGATCATCGAGGTGGGTTTTTCTACAACTCACAACCATGTTTTAGATTCGTCCATGCAAAAAGTGTTAGTTGTATTTATAACATCGTTTACGAAATGAATGGATATTTGAAACTTCATAAAAGTATCATATGATCATATCCATTGAAGAAGAGTGCTAAGCATAAAAGTATGATTTGGACGAATGTAAATGCCCATTAAGGGTATTTTGGCACTCAACCtaattattccctccgtccacatATACAAGGCCAAGTTTGAtcggacacgggttttaagaaatgtatcagaaaatatatgaaaaagttaatgaaagGTGGGTTGTTTaatgaaataaagttagtgaaatgtagagtccattactaaaaatagtaaaaaaacaactgagatatttattggtggatatactaaaatgataaaataggaTGATTATtggtggacagagggagtatatttcaaATGTCTTCAGATCTTGGAGATCGAGGTGGTTGGAGATCGAGGTGGTTGGAGACGGGCTGATGGGGTGGCTTTAATGGTTACACTTGTGTTACGTTGGTTTTGCTTAAACAATCCCAGCTGCTGCTAGTGAGTTTATGATTGTACATATACAAACAATTTGTGTATAAAAaggtttaattaattaactttgGAATATGTGGTCTGGCAAGACATCTTCATTGTTGGCAGATTATAATATGTTTGTATGCATGTGAGGATTTTGAAAAGCCTTGCTGGAGTTGAAATTGGAAACGCCTAAGCATTTTTgcttttagtatttttttaaattgaggTGTCGTCTGTTACAAATATTCTTTCGAAgtcaacttaaatttttaaacaaTAATTAGGATATAAGCATGCATGGAAATAGTACAACAATAAGAAAGATGAGAATCTAATCCAAAAGGAATTGGGGAAGGGGGctttatttaatcaaattaggcttgatattaataataaaactaatataagcCAACACATTAGTATTTTAAACAGGATCTTTAGGAGTCACATAAAACCCTAATGCATAATTTAGGACCATAGCCACATACCCATACCGATACCTTACGAGGCCACATTAAAACAAACGGCGCTCCCATGCGATCACCACAAAGAAAACCAAAAAAACATCGCAACGGAACGAAACTTCCTAAAAGCTACGAGTTCAGCACTCAAAAGTCGTTTTCAAGTCATGGGAAAAGCTACATACAACCTAGTAGTCCACATAAAGTAGGCATCCTAGCAGAAGAACATAGAGTTGCGGACACTCTCCTGCAACTTAGGCATCGGGGGAACTGGTGGAGCAGCAGCTGGCCCGGTCCCGTTGTGGCTGGATGACGTCTCTGATGCGTCTTCAAACTTCATCCACTGGCCCAACTGGGTGGCTGCCAAGTGCGCATAGCATATCGGGGCGACTGCAGAAAGCACACACATACAGAGGGAGAGTCAGATGAGGGACATGAAGGCAAGAAATCAAGAACGAAATAGATGAAGATGAACAGAATCAGAAATCTTGTAGTCGTTTACTTACCAACAGATATAGCCGTAGTACTGCGCTGATACCTGCAAAGATCATGACAAGAGTATTAGGATGAAGGAA from Salvia splendens isolate huo1 chromosome 9, SspV2, whole genome shotgun sequence includes:
- the LOC121748856 gene encoding CSC1-like protein At4g35870 — translated: MNPTLSPPFMADAALSPSGDGDGSIEDAWYGNIQYLINISAIGALTCLLIFVFVKLRSDHRRVPGPTAIASKLLAVWHATSREISHHCGADAAQFLLIEGGASAILLFLAALALLVMLPVNIYTGDAPISDEFSKTTINHIAKGSPLLWVHFVFAILVVLLVYYGTNQIERRLRITRFRDGHGNPGEPTANSTAIFTIMVHGVPKTLGFDKTPLVEYFQQRYPGKIYRVVVPMDLCALDDLATELVKVREDITKLVTKIESRGLADEDDDGEDARVGFWARLRFLWRGMKDFWYRAAHELGFSEEERLRKLQELRADLEMEMAAYKEGRARGAAVAFVVFKDVYTANKAVQDFQNEKRRRVGRFFSLTELQLQRNQWKVERAPLASDIYWNHLGSSRLSLKLRKVLVNTCLLLMLLFFSSPLAVISAIKSAARIINAEAIDNAQMWLTWLQSSSWIATIIFQFLPNVIVFISMYIVIPSALSYLSKFERHLAASREQRAALLKMVCFFLVNLILLRALVESSLEGAILNMSRCYLDGEDCKRIEQYLSASFLSRSCLSTLAFLITSTFLGISYDLLAPIPWIKNKLRRFRKNDMLQLVPENSDDYPLQHQDIDSLQRPLISERISEVMVGNNVFSNGSPPTTPNAIGHDMSEYPPVSSRTSPVPKQTFDFAQYYAFNLTIFALTLIYSSFSPLVVPVGAIYFGYRYVVDKYNFLFVYRVRGFPAGNDGKLMDTVLCIMRFCVDLFLLSMMLFFTIHGDSTKLQAIFTLGLFVMYKLLPSNQDGFQPGSLQALQNVESATSGSLDYEAFSRPTFEWDTYSP